A stretch of Corallococcus macrosporus DNA encodes these proteins:
- a CDS encoding SDR family NAD(P)-dependent oxidoreductase, with translation MNVLVTGATGLIGNAIAQRLVKQGASVRVLVRDPDRAAKLLPNSVKLVQGDVTSPGTLPAAMHGVELVFHAAGMPEQWQRDDSIFDRVNRQGSVNVLSAAHAAKVRRVVYTSTMDVFAAPRGGELTEAHIDPHPKPTAYERSKQEAERAVEAIRQQGLDVVYVNPAAVHGPSPVHVGLNSFFIQLLNKKAPLLPPGGMSVVYVDGCTDVHLAAAEKGVNGERYLVADQYVSTADLALAISQAAGAGKPPAVAPVFLMEALARVSAPLARVFPFTPLVAPGQLSFMRWEARVNAAKAQRELAFRPTPLTDGVARTVAFLREQGLVPRA, from the coding sequence ATGAACGTCCTCGTCACCGGGGCCACCGGCCTCATCGGCAACGCCATCGCGCAGCGGCTCGTGAAGCAGGGTGCCTCCGTGCGCGTGCTCGTGCGCGACCCGGACCGCGCCGCGAAGCTGCTTCCGAACTCCGTGAAGCTCGTGCAGGGCGACGTCACGTCCCCGGGCACCCTGCCCGCCGCCATGCACGGCGTGGAGCTCGTCTTCCACGCCGCGGGCATGCCGGAGCAGTGGCAGCGGGATGACTCCATCTTCGACCGCGTGAACCGCCAGGGCAGCGTCAACGTCCTGTCCGCCGCGCACGCCGCGAAGGTGCGCCGCGTGGTATACACGTCCACCATGGACGTCTTCGCCGCGCCCCGGGGCGGCGAGCTGACCGAAGCCCACATCGATCCGCATCCCAAGCCCACCGCGTACGAGCGCTCCAAGCAGGAAGCCGAGCGCGCCGTGGAGGCCATCCGCCAGCAGGGCCTGGACGTCGTCTACGTCAACCCGGCCGCCGTGCACGGCCCCAGCCCGGTGCACGTGGGGCTCAACTCGTTCTTCATCCAGTTGCTCAACAAGAAGGCCCCGCTGCTGCCGCCGGGCGGCATGTCCGTGGTCTACGTGGACGGCTGCACCGACGTGCACCTCGCCGCCGCCGAGAAGGGCGTCAACGGCGAGCGCTACCTCGTCGCCGACCAGTACGTCAGCACCGCGGACCTGGCGCTCGCCATCAGCCAGGCCGCCGGGGCCGGCAAGCCGCCCGCCGTCGCGCCCGTCTTCCTCATGGAGGCCCTGGCCCGCGTGTCCGCGCCGCTTGCGCGCGTGTTCCCCTTCACGCCGCTCGTCGCCCCCGGCCAGCTGTCCTTCATGCGCTGGGAGGCCCGCGTGAACGCGGCCAAGGCGCAGCGCGAGCTGGCCTTCCGTCCCACCCCGCTCACCGACGGCGTGGCCCGCACCGTGGCCTTCCTGCGCGAGCAGGGGCTCGTGCCCCGCGCCTGA
- a CDS encoding TetR/AcrR family transcriptional regulator gives MDTELSSVFQVKTKHSQNPPVEDAKGGALRADARRNRERLLAAAHAVFSERGADASLADVAKQAEVGIGTLYRHFESREALLAATCDEQLLTLAKKSRERSESLPPLEALRVYLAELVHSAGMYKGLAASLGIVLKNHTVGCDATTAEGQRLLEAAQHAGEVRSDILLDDVVCMAMAISLAAAENASDPKRVPRLTGMFFDGLRCRPEPRGARHR, from the coding sequence TTGGATACGGAGCTATCCTCCGTTTTTCAAGTGAAGACGAAGCACAGCCAGAATCCGCCTGTGGAGGACGCGAAGGGCGGAGCCTTGCGCGCGGACGCGCGGCGCAACCGGGAGCGGCTGCTCGCGGCGGCGCATGCCGTGTTCTCCGAGCGTGGCGCGGACGCGTCACTCGCGGACGTGGCGAAGCAGGCGGAGGTCGGCATCGGGACGCTCTACCGGCACTTCGAGTCGCGGGAGGCGCTGCTCGCGGCGACGTGCGACGAGCAGCTCCTGACGCTCGCGAAGAAGAGCCGTGAGCGCTCGGAGTCCCTGCCCCCGCTCGAAGCGCTGCGCGTCTATCTCGCGGAGCTCGTGCACAGCGCGGGCATGTACAAGGGGCTCGCGGCGTCGCTGGGCATCGTCCTCAAGAACCACACCGTGGGCTGTGACGCGACGACGGCCGAGGGCCAACGCCTGCTGGAGGCCGCCCAGCACGCGGGCGAGGTGCGAAGCGACATCCTCCTGGATGACGTGGTGTGCATGGCCATGGCCATCTCGCTCGCGGCCGCGGAGAACGCCTCGGACCCCAAGCGCGTCCCCCGCCTCACCGGGATGTTCTTCGACGGGCTGCGCTGCCGCCCCGAGCCCCGCGGCGCACGGCACCGGTGA
- a CDS encoding NmrA/HSCARG family protein has product MTTKRETVLVLGATGQQGGATARALLKDGWRVRALVRDPSTAKARELEAAGVELVRGDMGDRASLDRAVAGAYGVFSIQPASPQAHYGFTDEDEVRFGISIADAAKAAGVQHFVYTSVLGLHPGSGVGHFESKWRIEEHVRASGLRATIVRPGTFFELLLVPEFGLNPRGFQFFMRPDQPMQFIAAEDIGVLTARVFADPRTYVGTTLELAAESLTGDQLAEKISRATGTSLSYARFPPEVLEAVPMLRKLVKMIDAGGLDGVADIPALRRLAPGLLTFDAWLERGGAAALRERLAA; this is encoded by the coding sequence ATGACGACGAAGCGTGAGACCGTGTTGGTGCTGGGCGCGACAGGACAGCAGGGCGGCGCGACGGCGCGGGCATTGTTGAAGGACGGCTGGCGGGTCCGCGCGCTCGTGCGCGACCCGTCGACCGCGAAGGCCCGGGAGCTGGAAGCGGCGGGCGTGGAGTTGGTGCGCGGAGACATGGGGGACCGCGCGTCGCTCGACCGGGCGGTCGCGGGGGCGTACGGCGTCTTCAGCATCCAGCCGGCCTCGCCCCAGGCGCACTACGGCTTCACGGACGAGGACGAGGTCCGCTTCGGCATCTCCATCGCGGACGCGGCGAAGGCCGCGGGCGTGCAGCATTTCGTGTACACGTCCGTGCTGGGGCTGCATCCCGGCTCGGGCGTGGGTCACTTCGAGAGCAAGTGGCGCATCGAGGAGCACGTCCGGGCGAGCGGCCTGCGCGCGACCATCGTGCGGCCGGGGACCTTCTTCGAGCTGTTGCTGGTGCCGGAGTTCGGCCTGAACCCGCGCGGATTCCAGTTCTTCATGCGTCCGGACCAGCCCATGCAGTTCATCGCGGCGGAGGACATCGGCGTGCTGACCGCGCGCGTGTTCGCGGATCCGCGCACCTACGTGGGGACCACGCTGGAGCTGGCGGCGGAGTCGCTCACCGGCGACCAGCTCGCGGAGAAGATCAGCCGGGCCACTGGCACGTCGCTCTCCTACGCCCGGTTCCCGCCGGAGGTGCTGGAGGCGGTCCCGATGCTGCGCAAGCTGGTGAAGATGATTGATGCGGGAGGGCTGGACGGGGTCGCGGACATCCCGGCATTGCGGCGGCTGGCCCCGGGCCTGCTCACGTTCGACGCCTGGCTGGAGCGCGGCGGCGCCGCCGCGCTCCGGGAGCGCCTCGCGGCCTAG
- a CDS encoding DUF3574 domain-containing protein, whose protein sequence is MPFSDMSAVASRLLLGLTLAVGAGATACGGEDDDGPRCTVGSPQYQTDLYFGRNRVGDEPVSEAEFQAFLDASVTPRFQDGLTVYDALGQYELESGELVRELSKVLVLLHDGSAARSADIDTLREEYKRQFRQESVLRIDSQPCVAF, encoded by the coding sequence ATGCCATTCTCGGACATGTCCGCGGTTGCCTCACGCCTGTTGTTGGGCCTGACCCTCGCGGTAGGGGCGGGCGCCACGGCGTGTGGCGGTGAAGACGATGACGGCCCCCGCTGCACGGTGGGCAGTCCCCAGTACCAGACGGACCTGTACTTCGGCCGCAACCGCGTGGGCGACGAGCCCGTCAGCGAGGCCGAGTTCCAGGCCTTCCTGGACGCGTCCGTCACGCCCCGCTTCCAGGACGGCCTGACCGTGTACGACGCGCTCGGCCAGTACGAACTGGAGAGCGGCGAGCTGGTGCGCGAGCTGAGCAAGGTCCTCGTGCTGCTGCACGACGGCAGCGCGGCGCGCTCGGCGGACATCGACACCCTCCGCGAGGAGTACAAGCGCCAGTTCCGCCAGGAGTCGGTGCTGCGCATCGACTCCCAGCCCTGCGTCGCGTTCTAG
- a CDS encoding DUF6194 family protein, translating to MTGAISLEALAAYIRDAFRDVHMDARTPDVFFFAGDERQHPFATIVTRDTELDHHSRLDRPGVFRLNLCVGKDSFQKLFPELDPNVDFTALDVLLPHPVHARMFWVSVLNPSHETFYVLRPYLREAHDLQLGRNARG from the coding sequence ATGACGGGAGCCATCAGTTTGGAAGCCCTGGCGGCGTACATCCGGGATGCGTTCCGGGACGTGCACATGGATGCGCGGACGCCGGACGTCTTCTTCTTCGCGGGAGACGAGCGGCAGCACCCCTTCGCGACCATCGTCACGCGGGACACGGAGCTCGACCACCACTCCAGGCTGGACCGCCCGGGCGTGTTCCGGCTGAACCTGTGCGTGGGCAAGGACAGCTTCCAGAAGCTGTTCCCGGAGCTCGACCCGAACGTCGACTTCACGGCCCTGGACGTGCTGCTGCCGCACCCGGTCCACGCGCGGATGTTCTGGGTGAGCGTGCTCAATCCCAGCCACGAGACGTTCTACGTGCTGCGCCCCTACCTGCGCGAGGCCCACGACCTCCAGCTGGGGCGCAACGCACGGGGCTGA